DNA from Aquaspirillum sp. LM1:
CGCTGGTGATGTCCACCTGACCACCGCCAAAGTTCACCGCGTACAGGCCGTCCTTCACTGAGGCGATAATCTCTTCCTGGCTGTGCGCGCCGCCCTGCATATAGGTGTTGGTCATGCGCGGCATGGGAATATGCGCGTAGCTTTCGCGCCGGCCATTGCCGGTGGGGGCTACCCCCATCAGCCGGGCGTTCATCGCATCCTGCAAATAGCCCTTGAGAATGCCGTCTTCAATCAGCGTGGTGCACTGAGTGGCGTTGCCTTCGTCGTCGATCGACAGCGAGCCACGCCGGTCGGGCAGGGTGCCGTCGTCCAGCACGGTCACGCCGGGGGCGGCCACGCGCTGGCCCACCTTGCCGGCAAAGGCCGAGCTGCCCTTGCGGTTGAAGTCGCCTTCCAGGCCGTGGCCGATGGCTTCGTGCAGCAGAATGCCCGGCCAGCCATTGCCCAGCACCACCGCCATGGCTCCCGCCGGGGCCGGGCGGGCGTCGAGGTTGACCAGCGCCTGATTCACCGCCTGGGCGGCGTAGTCGGCCAGCACGGCGTCGGTAAAGTAGGCAAAGTCACAGCGGCCACCGCCGCCAGCGCTGCCTTGTTCGCGCCGGCCATTTTGCTCGGCAATCACCGTGACCGACAGGCGCACCAGCGGGCGGATGTCGGCGGCGCGCACGCCGTCGTGGCGGGCGATGTACACCACGTCCCATTCGGCGGCCAGGCTGGCCATTACTTGCACCACACGCGGGTCGCGCGCACGCGCCAGGCGTTCGAGTTTTTCCAGGGTGGCCACCTTGGCGGCGGCATCCAGGCTGGCAATCGGGTCTTGCGGCAGGTACAGGCCGCGTCCGCCCACCACACGCGGGCTGGCGGTCTGGCCGCTGCCGCCGCTGGCGGCAATGGCCCGCACTGCGCCCGCAGCCCGGCGCAGCGCCGGCAGCGAGATTTCATCGGAATAGGCAAACGCGGTTTTTTCGCCGGCCACGGCGCGCACGCCTACGCCCTGGTCGATGTGAAAGCTGCCGGATTTGACGATACCTTCGTCCAGGCTCCAGCCTTCACCACGGGTGTACTGAAAATACAGGTCGGCGTAGTCCACCTGATGGGTGAGCATGTCGGCCAGCACGCCGGACAGCGCCGGTTCGTCCAGGCCCGCCGGGGCAAGCAACAGGGCGTCAGCCTGGATCAGCAAATCGGTGTTCATCATAGTGTCCTTGTGACGCAAATCAGAAAATACGGTGGGCCAGCGCCGGCAGCCGGGTGCGTACCGACGCCATCTGGCGCAGATCGAGCTCGGCCAGTGCCATGCCTTCACCGTGCGCCTGCTCGGCCAGAATCACGCCCCAGGGGTCGATCAGCATGCTGTGGCCGTGGGTGGTGCGTCCGCTGGCGTGGGTGCCACCCTGGCCGCTGGCGATGACAAAGCACTGGTTTTCAATCGCGCGCGCGCGCAGCAGCGGCTCCCAGTGTGCCTGGCCGGTAATGGCAGTAAACGCCGCCGGCAGCACAATGATGTCTGGCTCGCCCATGGCGCGAAACAGCTCGGGAAAGCGCAGGTCGTAGCATACCGACAGGCCGATGCGGCCCAGCGGGGTGTCCACCGCCACCGGCTGCTGGCCTGGGGTGATGGTGTCGGCTTCGCAATAGCGCTCGCCCAGCCCGGAAAAACCAAACAGATGAATCTTGTCGTAACGCGCGGCCACGCTGCCATCCGGGGCAAACAGCAGGCAGCTGTTATACACCTTGTTGGCGTCTGGCGCAGCCAGCGGCAGGGTGCCGCCCACCAGCCAGATCTGATGACGGCGGGCCATGGCGGCCAGCGCGTCCTGAATCGGGCCGTGCCCCCAGGCTTCGCGCACCGCCACCTTGTCGGTGTCGTTCAGGCCCATCAGGGCAAAATACTCGGGCAGCACCACCAGCTGGGCACCCCGGCTGGCGGCGTCGGCCACCAGCCGGGCGGCGTAGGTCAGGTTGGTCGGCACGTCGGGGGCCGACACCATCTGGATGGAGGCCGCAATCAGGGAAGAAACGCTCATTTTGTCTCGGAAGTGGAATCCCCGCCAAAGCGGTCAAGTTTGCGGATGACCGGCGCGCTCAGGCTGCCGGTGATTTCGTAATCATAGGCGAACAGCTTGCCCACCGGGTCTTGCAGCACTTTTTGCGCCGCCAGCGCCGCCATGCCGATCAGTGGGTTAAGCAGCGCCGCGCCGGTGGCCAGCGCCACGCTTTCTGACAGATGCGGCTCGACGGTTACCCGCAGCTGCTGCCGGTCACGACCCAGATCGGCGCGTCCGGACAAGGCCACATTGGCCGCCGGGCCAATCATTTTCATGTCGCGGATGGTGACCAGGCCGTTATCGACGTTGATCTTGCCTGAGGCGGAATTAAACGCAAAGCCCTGGCTGAAAATGTCGTGGAAATCCAGCTGAAACCGGCGGGGCAGCGATTGCAGGCTGAACACGCCCAGCAGCCGGCCCATGCCGGGGTTGATCTTCTCAAACTGGCCGTTTTCTGCCAGCACGGTCAGCTCGCCGCGCAGCGACGACAGTACCGGGCTGAACACCCCG
Protein-coding regions in this window:
- the tldD gene encoding metalloprotease TldD; its protein translation is MMNTDLLIQADALLLAPAGLDEPALSGVLADMLTHQVDYADLYFQYTRGEGWSLDEGIVKSGSFHIDQGVGVRAVAGEKTAFAYSDEISLPALRRAAGAVRAIAASGGSGQTASPRVVGGRGLYLPQDPIASLDAAAKVATLEKLERLARARDPRVVQVMASLAAEWDVVYIARHDGVRAADIRPLVRLSVTVIAEQNGRREQGSAGGGGRCDFAYFTDAVLADYAAQAVNQALVNLDARPAPAGAMAVVLGNGWPGILLHEAIGHGLEGDFNRKGSSAFAGKVGQRVAAPGVTVLDDGTLPDRRGSLSIDDEGNATQCTTLIEDGILKGYLQDAMNARLMGVAPTGNGRRESYAHIPMPRMTNTYMQGGAHSQEEIIASVKDGLYAVNFGGGQVDITSGKFVFSASEAWKIENGKLAYPVKGATLIGNGPDVLNYVSMIGNDMKLDTGIGTCGKEGQSVPVGVGQPTLRIDGGLTVGGTA
- a CDS encoding carbon-nitrogen hydrolase family protein, with amino-acid sequence MSVSSLIAASIQMVSAPDVPTNLTYAARLVADAASRGAQLVVLPEYFALMGLNDTDKVAVREAWGHGPIQDALAAMARRHQIWLVGGTLPLAAPDANKVYNSCLLFAPDGSVAARYDKIHLFGFSGLGERYCEADTITPGQQPVAVDTPLGRIGLSVCYDLRFPELFRAMGEPDIIVLPAAFTAITGQAHWEPLLRARAIENQCFVIASGQGGTHASGRTTHGHSMLIDPWGVILAEQAHGEGMALAELDLRQMASVRTRLPALAHRIF